A window of the Pseudomonas furukawaii genome harbors these coding sequences:
- a CDS encoding LysR family transcriptional regulator yields MSRDLPPLNALRAFEAAARLQSISRAADELHVTHGAVSRQVRLLEEELGVALFSKDGRGVKLTDAGQRLRDAAGDAFERLRGVCADLAKRAEDAPFVLGCPGSLLARWFIPRLDRLNRELPELRLQLSASEGELDPRRPGVDATLCFAEPPWPADMRVIELAAESIGPVLSPRYGRFDALAHGAPESVLAESLLHTVSRPQAWPQWAAAQGLDSGRLRLGQGFEHLYYLLEAAVAGLGVAIAPQQLVADELASGRLVAPWGFVETRARLALWVPARQLDPRAERLAQWLRQAFAG; encoded by the coding sequence ATGAGCCGTGACCTGCCCCCCCTCAACGCCCTGCGCGCCTTCGAAGCGGCCGCCCGGCTGCAGAGCATCAGCCGCGCCGCCGACGAGCTGCACGTGACCCACGGCGCCGTGAGCCGACAGGTGCGGCTGCTGGAAGAGGAGCTGGGGGTGGCCTTGTTCAGCAAGGATGGGCGTGGCGTAAAACTCACGGATGCCGGCCAGCGGCTGCGGGATGCGGCGGGGGATGCCTTCGAGCGCCTGCGCGGGGTCTGTGCCGATCTGGCGAAGCGTGCGGAAGACGCCCCCTTCGTCCTCGGTTGCCCCGGCAGCCTGTTGGCGCGCTGGTTCATCCCGCGACTGGACCGGCTAAACCGCGAGCTGCCGGAGCTGCGTCTGCAGCTTTCGGCCAGCGAGGGGGAACTGGATCCGCGCCGCCCGGGGGTCGACGCCACCCTGTGCTTCGCCGAGCCGCCCTGGCCGGCGGACATGCGCGTGATCGAGCTGGCGGCGGAATCCATCGGCCCGGTGCTGAGCCCGCGCTACGGACGCTTCGACGCCCTGGCGCACGGGGCCCCGGAAAGCGTGCTGGCGGAGTCGTTGCTGCACACGGTGTCCCGCCCACAGGCCTGGCCACAGTGGGCCGCCGCCCAGGGGCTGGACAGCGGCCGGCTGCGGTTGGGACAGGGTTTCGAGCATCTCTACTACTTGCTGGAGGCCGCCGTGGCCGGGCTGGGTGTGGCCATCGCGCCCCAGCAACTGGTGGCCGACGAGCTGGCCTCCGGGCGCCTGGTGGCGCCCTGGGGGTTCGTCGAGACGCGCGCGCGGCTGGCGCTCTGGGTGCCGGCGCGGCAACTGGACCCTCGCGCCGAACGCCTGGCGCAGTGGCTGCGGCAGGCGTTCGCCGGTTAG
- a CDS encoding PA0061/PA0062 family lipoprotein, translating to MRTLLALTLLASLAACASKLPDPDPRMAWIDIAPDPSDTLMAHRLDGRRWDDGRYFQVMPGRHELELRYQFEVGGGGGGGMGMNTEPTRITCYMELRYDGFEAGKRYRVEARNAANQPMAWLYDQQRQVLARHQVLPRCGPF from the coding sequence ATGCGCACGTTGTTGGCCCTGACGCTGCTGGCCAGCCTCGCCGCCTGCGCCAGCAAGCTGCCCGATCCCGATCCCCGCATGGCCTGGATCGACATCGCGCCCGACCCCAGCGACACCCTGATGGCCCATCGCCTGGACGGCAGGCGCTGGGACGATGGTCGCTACTTCCAGGTGATGCCGGGCCGCCATGAGCTGGAGCTTCGCTATCAGTTCGAAGTGGGTGGCGGAGGCGGCGGCGGTATGGGCATGAACACCGAGCCCACCCGCATCACCTGCTACATGGAGCTGCGCTATGACGGCTTCGAGGCCGGCAAGCGCTACCGGGTGGAAGCCCGCAACGCCGCCAACCAGCCCATGGCCTGGCTCTACGACCAGCAGCGACAAGTGCTGGCGCGACACCAGGTCTTGCCCCGCTGCGGCCCCTTCTGA
- the prlC gene encoding oligopeptidase A: MSSSNPLLQDFDLPPYSAIKPEHVEPAVDQILADNRAAIAALLAQQDGTPTWQGLVLALDELGERLGRAWSPVSHLNAVCNNAELRSAYEACLPKLSEYWTEIGQNRALFQAYEALAASPGAAGFDVAQKTILDHALRDFRLSGIDLPTDQQQRYGEIQMKLSELGSRFSNQLLDATQAWTKQVTDEAALAGLTDSARAQMKQAAEAKGLDGWLITLEFPSYYAVMTYADDRALREEVYTAYSTRASDQGPNAGQNDNGPVMAEILDLRQELARLLGFAHFSELSLATKMAENTPQVLGFLRDLAQRSKPFAAKDLDELKAFAAERGVADLKSWDVGYFSEKLREQRYSISQEVLRAYFPVDKVLAGLFAIVQKLYGIEIRELSGFDTWHPDVRLFEISEDGQHVGRFFFDLYARANKRGGAWMDGARDKRRNARGELIAPVANLVCNFTPAVGDKPALLTHDEVTTLFHEFGHGLHHLLTRVEHAGASGINGVAWDAVELPSQFMENWCWEPEGLALISGHYQTGEPLPQDLLDKMLAAKNFQSGLMMVRQLEFSLFDFELHATHGDGRGVLDVLEAVRDEVAVMRPPAFNRFANSFAHIFAGGYAAGYYSYKWAEVLSADAFSRFEEEGVLNPATGRAFRDAILARGGSQEPMVLFVDFRGREPSIDALLRHSGLTEDAA; encoded by the coding sequence GTGAGTTCCAGCAATCCCCTCCTGCAGGACTTCGACCTGCCGCCCTACTCCGCCATCAAGCCCGAGCACGTCGAGCCGGCGGTGGACCAGATCCTCGCCGACAACCGGGCCGCCATCGCCGCGCTGCTGGCGCAACAGGATGGCACCCCCACCTGGCAGGGCCTGGTGCTGGCGCTGGACGAACTGGGCGAGCGCCTGGGCCGTGCCTGGAGCCCGGTGAGCCACCTCAACGCCGTGTGCAACAACGCCGAGCTTCGCAGCGCCTATGAGGCCTGCCTGCCCAAACTGTCCGAATACTGGACGGAAATTGGCCAGAACCGCGCCCTGTTCCAGGCCTACGAGGCCCTGGCCGCAAGCCCCGGTGCCGCCGGTTTCGATGTGGCCCAGAAGACCATCCTCGACCATGCCCTGCGTGACTTCCGCCTGTCCGGCATCGACCTGCCGACGGACCAGCAGCAGCGCTACGGCGAAATCCAGATGAAGCTCTCCGAGCTGGGCAGCCGCTTCTCCAACCAGTTGCTGGACGCCACCCAGGCCTGGACCAAGCAGGTCACCGACGAAGCCGCCCTCGCCGGCCTCACCGACTCGGCCAGGGCGCAGATGAAGCAGGCCGCCGAGGCCAAGGGACTGGACGGCTGGCTGATCACCCTGGAGTTCCCCAGCTACTACGCGGTGATGACCTACGCCGACGACCGCGCCCTGCGCGAAGAGGTCTACACCGCCTACAGCACCCGCGCTTCCGACCAGGGCCCCAACGCCGGGCAGAACGACAACGGCCCGGTGATGGCCGAGATCCTCGACCTGCGCCAGGAGCTGGCGCGGCTGCTGGGTTTCGCCCATTTCTCCGAGCTGTCCCTGGCCACCAAGATGGCCGAGAACACCCCGCAGGTGCTCGGCTTCCTCCGCGACCTGGCCCAGCGCAGCAAGCCTTTCGCCGCCAAGGACCTGGACGAGCTCAAGGCCTTCGCCGCCGAGCGCGGAGTCGCCGACCTGAAGAGCTGGGACGTCGGTTATTTCAGCGAGAAACTGCGTGAGCAGCGCTACAGCATTTCCCAGGAAGTCCTGCGCGCCTACTTCCCCGTCGACAAGGTGCTCGCCGGCCTGTTCGCCATCGTGCAGAAGCTCTACGGCATCGAGATCCGCGAGCTCAGCGGCTTCGACACCTGGCACCCGGACGTGCGCCTGTTCGAGATCAGCGAGGACGGCCAGCACGTCGGCCGCTTCTTCTTCGACCTCTACGCCCGCGCCAACAAGCGCGGTGGCGCCTGGATGGACGGCGCCCGCGACAAGCGCCGCAACGCCCGTGGCGAACTGATCGCGCCGGTGGCCAACCTGGTGTGCAACTTCACGCCCGCCGTCGGCGACAAGCCCGCGCTGCTGACCCACGATGAGGTCACCACCCTGTTCCACGAGTTCGGCCACGGCCTGCACCACCTGCTGACCCGCGTCGAACACGCCGGTGCCTCCGGCATCAACGGCGTGGCCTGGGACGCGGTGGAGCTGCCCAGCCAGTTCATGGAGAACTGGTGCTGGGAGCCGGAAGGCCTGGCGCTGATCTCCGGCCACTACCAGACCGGCGAGCCCCTGCCCCAGGACCTGCTGGACAAGATGCTGGCGGCGAAGAACTTCCAGTCCGGCCTGATGATGGTGCGCCAGCTGGAGTTCTCCCTGTTCGACTTCGAGCTGCACGCCACCCACGGCGACGGCCGCGGCGTGCTGGATGTGCTGGAAGCCGTGCGTGACGAAGTGGCGGTGATGCGCCCGCCGGCGTTCAACCGCTTCGCCAACAGCTTCGCCCACATCTTCGCCGGCGGTTACGCCGCCGGTTACTACAGCTACAAGTGGGCCGAGGTGCTGTCCGCCGACGCCTTCTCCCGCTTCGAGGAGGAAGGTGTGCTCAACCCGGCCACCGGCCGCGCCTTCCGCGATGCCATCCTCGCCCGTGGCGGCTCCCAGGAGCCTATGGTGCTGTTCGTCGACTTCCGCGGTCGCGAGCCCTCCATCGACGCCCTGCTGCGCCACAGCGGCCTGACGGAGGACGCGGCATGA
- the trpB gene encoding tryptophan synthase subunit beta, producing MTSLRTGPDAKGLFGSFGGQYVAETLMPLIHDLAREYEKAKDDPAFIEELAYFQRDYVGRPSPLYYAERLSEHFGGAKIYLKREELNHTGAHKINNCIGQILLARRMGKKRIIAETGAGMHGVATATVAARFGMECVVYMGTTDIDRQQANVFRMKLLGATVIPVTAGTGTLKDAMNEALRDWVTNVDSTFYLIGTVAGPHPYPAMVRDFQAVIGKETREQLAEKEGRLPDSLVACIGGGSNAMGLFHPFLDDDSVRIVGVEAAGHGIETGKHAASLNGGVPGVLHGNRTFLLQDEDGQIIDAHSISAGLDYPGIGPEHAWLHDIKRVEYTSITDHEALEAFHTCCRLEGIIPALESSHALAEAFKRAPNLPKDHLMVINLSGRGDKDMQTVMHHMQEKEANA from the coding sequence ATGACTTCACTGCGCACCGGCCCCGACGCCAAGGGCCTGTTCGGCTCCTTCGGCGGCCAATACGTCGCCGAAACCCTGATGCCGCTGATCCACGACCTGGCCCGTGAATACGAGAAAGCCAAGGATGATCCGGCCTTCATCGAAGAACTGGCCTATTTCCAGCGCGACTACGTCGGCCGCCCGAGCCCGCTGTACTACGCCGAGCGCCTGTCCGAGCACTTCGGCGGGGCGAAGATCTACCTCAAGCGCGAGGAGCTGAACCACACCGGCGCGCACAAGATCAACAACTGCATCGGCCAGATCCTGCTGGCCCGGCGCATGGGCAAGAAACGCATCATCGCCGAGACCGGCGCCGGCATGCACGGCGTGGCCACCGCCACCGTGGCCGCCCGCTTCGGCATGGAATGCGTGGTCTACATGGGCACCACCGACATCGACCGCCAGCAGGCCAACGTCTTCCGCATGAAGCTCCTGGGCGCCACCGTGATCCCGGTCACCGCCGGCACCGGCACCCTCAAGGACGCCATGAACGAAGCGCTGCGCGACTGGGTGACCAACGTCGACAGCACCTTCTACCTGATCGGCACCGTGGCCGGGCCGCATCCCTATCCGGCCATGGTCCGCGACTTCCAGGCGGTGATCGGCAAGGAAACCCGCGAGCAGCTGGCCGAGAAGGAAGGCCGCCTGCCCGATTCCCTGGTCGCCTGCATCGGCGGCGGCTCCAACGCCATGGGCCTGTTCCACCCCTTCCTCGATGATGACTCGGTGCGGATCGTCGGCGTGGAAGCCGCCGGCCACGGCATCGAGACCGGCAAGCATGCCGCCAGCCTGAACGGCGGCGTACCGGGCGTGCTGCACGGCAACCGCACCTTCCTGCTGCAGGACGAGGACGGCCAGATCATCGACGCCCACTCGATCTCCGCCGGCCTGGACTATCCCGGCATCGGCCCGGAACACGCCTGGCTGCATGACATCAAGCGTGTCGAGTACACCTCGATCACCGACCACGAGGCCCTGGAAGCCTTCCACACCTGCTGCCGCCTGGAAGGCATCATCCCGGCCCTGGAAAGCTCCCATGCCCTGGCCGAGGCCTTCAAGCGCGCCCCGAACCTGCCGAAGGACCACCTGATGGTGATCAACCTGTCCGGCCGTGGCGACAAGGACATGCAAACCGTCATGCACCACATGCAAGAGAAGGAGGCCAACGCATGA
- a CDS encoding DUF3658 domain-containing protein: MWHLVCGDNAVEGVAFALGETVPLECLRVLLDDLAVGPLKGIEQPPCTRRAAFWRAVWPEAVQPAPDFEAGLDEDARWLAGLAGQSQAVTVWHGDSASEQLLLARVAAALEHSELPLWEVPCGTGDSRVANRRAVAMHRPAELAGLYLPKLVGLERRQQLVAQWRGVLAEGAGIRRWRDGAFHGEDFSLIDADLLGHCTAEWRPLGRVMAGVMAGCDGFFASDFFLFWRARELAAQGRVEIDGEPASNGYGGLRVRLTG; encoded by the coding sequence ATGTGGCATCTGGTCTGTGGTGACAACGCGGTGGAGGGCGTCGCGTTCGCCCTCGGCGAAACCGTCCCCCTCGAGTGTTTGCGGGTGCTGCTCGACGACCTTGCGGTCGGTCCGCTGAAGGGCATCGAGCAACCGCCCTGCACCCGTCGCGCGGCGTTCTGGCGCGCGGTCTGGCCCGAGGCGGTGCAGCCTGCGCCGGACTTCGAAGCCGGCCTGGACGAGGATGCGCGGTGGCTCGCCGGCCTGGCCGGGCAGAGCCAGGCGGTCACCGTCTGGCATGGCGACAGTGCTTCCGAGCAGTTGCTGCTGGCGCGGGTCGCCGCCGCGCTGGAACACAGCGAACTGCCGCTCTGGGAGGTGCCCTGCGGCACCGGCGACAGCCGTGTGGCCAACCGTCGCGCGGTGGCCATGCATCGGCCGGCCGAACTCGCCGGGTTGTATCTGCCGAAGCTGGTAGGGCTGGAGCGCCGCCAGCAACTGGTGGCGCAATGGCGCGGCGTACTGGCGGAGGGCGCGGGCATTCGTCGCTGGCGGGATGGCGCCTTCCATGGCGAGGACTTCAGCCTCATCGATGCCGACCTGCTGGGCCACTGCACCGCCGAATGGCGCCCTTTGGGCCGGGTGATGGCTGGGGTGATGGCCGGCTGCGACGGCTTCTTCGCCAGCGATTTCTTCCTGTTCTGGCGGGCGCGGGAGCTGGCCGCCCAGGGCCGGGTCGAGATCGACGGTGAGCCGGCATCGAACGGCTACGGCGGCCTTCGGGTGCGCCTGACGGGCTGA
- a CDS encoding DUF1161 domain-containing protein, giving the protein MKRVAVALMLSALSAAALAAPKPCEELKQEIEVKIQAAGVSTYTLEIVPNDEVKDPSMVVGSCENGTKKILYQRNGD; this is encoded by the coding sequence ATGAAGCGAGTTGCGGTAGCCCTGATGTTGTCGGCGTTGAGCGCCGCCGCCCTGGCGGCCCCCAAGCCTTGCGAGGAACTGAAGCAGGAGATCGAGGTGAAGATCCAGGCCGCCGGGGTCAGCACCTACACCCTGGAAATCGTCCCCAACGATGAGGTGAAGGATCCGAGCATGGTGGTGGGGTCCTGCGAGAACGGCACCAAGAAGATCCTCTACCAGCGCAATGGCGACTGA
- a CDS encoding DUF1161 domain-containing protein, which translates to MKRLLLALGLFTLAGSSFAAVKPCEALKAEIDAKLKAKGVASYSLEVVEKGAAAGKQVVGTCEGGTREIVYQRR; encoded by the coding sequence ATGAAAAGACTGCTGTTGGCACTGGGTTTGTTCACCCTGGCGGGATCGTCCTTCGCCGCCGTGAAGCCCTGCGAAGCGCTCAAGGCCGAGATCGACGCCAAGCTCAAGGCCAAGGGGGTGGCGTCCTACAGCCTGGAGGTGGTGGAGAAAGGCGCCGCCGCCGGCAAGCAGGTGGTGGGCACCTGCGAGGGCGGCACCCGGGAGATCGTCTACCAGCGTCGCTGA
- a CDS encoding YheV family putative zinc ribbon protein — protein sequence MSATPKRFIAGAVCPACSEMDKIQMWDEDGVPHRQCVNCGYADTLNAQGQSVPKELGTRVNQAKPKAADPKVQAVQFFPNPKLKKPAE from the coding sequence ATGAGCGCCACGCCCAAGCGATTCATCGCCGGGGCCGTGTGCCCCGCCTGCAGCGAGATGGACAAGATCCAGATGTGGGACGAGGACGGCGTGCCGCACCGCCAGTGCGTCAACTGCGGCTACGCCGACACCCTCAATGCCCAGGGCCAATCGGTACCCAAGGAGCTGGGGACCCGGGTGAACCAGGCGAAGCCCAAGGCAGCCGACCCCAAGGTGCAGGCGGTACAGTTCTTCCCCAACCCCAAGCTGAAGAAGCCCGCCGAGTAA
- a CDS encoding PA0061/PA0062 family lipoprotein — MRPLLLSLPLLSLGGCALLMPSHDPSQAWIALDAREGQSMQASRVDDKPLSDPRFFQVTPGRHELEVRLEFEVGAGDIGQGSDGYRRTCLLKLAYADFTAGERYQLQAGGIGFRPWVRLYDERNREVAKARESRCGDV; from the coding sequence ATGCGCCCTCTGCTGCTTTCCCTGCCGCTGCTCAGCCTCGGCGGCTGCGCCCTGCTGATGCCCAGCCACGACCCCAGCCAGGCCTGGATCGCTCTCGACGCGCGGGAGGGCCAATCAATGCAGGCCAGCCGTGTGGACGACAAACCGCTCTCCGACCCGCGCTTCTTCCAGGTCACCCCGGGACGCCATGAACTGGAGGTGCGTCTGGAGTTCGAGGTGGGCGCCGGGGATATCGGCCAGGGCAGCGACGGCTACCGTCGGACCTGCCTGCTGAAGCTGGCCTATGCCGACTTCACGGCGGGCGAACGCTACCAATTGCAGGCGGGCGGCATCGGCTTTCGGCCCTGGGTCCGGCTGTACGACGAACGTAACCGGGAAGTGGCCAAGGCCAGGGAAAGTCGCTGCGGCGATGTCTGA
- a CDS encoding dodecin, which translates to MSDHHTYKKVEIIGSSRNSIDEAIRNALAEASRTIRNLEWFEMVDVRGHIENGQVGHYQVTLKVGFRITDS; encoded by the coding sequence ATGTCTGATCATCACACCTACAAGAAGGTCGAGATCATCGGGTCTTCTCGCAACAGCATCGACGAAGCCATCAGGAACGCCCTGGCGGAGGCCTCGCGAACGATCCGCAACCTGGAATGGTTCGAGATGGTGGACGTTCGCGGACATATAGAGAACGGCCAGGTCGGGCATTACCAGGTGACCCTGAAGGTGGGTTTTCGTATCACCGACAGCTGA
- a CDS encoding HAD family hydrolase produces the protein MNYRNILFDLDGTLTDPREGITRSVQYALAKLDIHEPDLASLEHFIGPPLLQCFMQTYHLSEARAWEAVNHYRDRFKVTGLYENRVFDGVETLLARLGEQGRTLYIATSKPTVFAREIARHFGFDRHFRRIYGSELDGTRTNKVDLIAHLLEEEGLAAEDTLMIGDRKHDLIGASRNGLHGAGVGYGFGSREELLDESPDYYFASLDELTRAFG, from the coding sequence ATGAACTACCGCAACATCCTCTTCGACCTCGACGGCACCCTCACCGACCCTCGCGAGGGCATCACACGCTCGGTGCAGTACGCCCTGGCCAAGCTGGACATCCATGAGCCGGACCTGGCCAGCCTGGAGCACTTCATCGGCCCGCCGCTGCTGCAATGCTTCATGCAGACCTACCACCTCAGCGAGGCGCGGGCCTGGGAGGCGGTGAACCATTACCGCGACCGCTTCAAGGTCACCGGCCTTTACGAGAACCGCGTATTCGACGGTGTCGAGACGCTGCTGGCGCGACTGGGCGAACAGGGACGTACCCTCTACATCGCCACCAGCAAGCCGACGGTCTTCGCCCGGGAGATCGCCCGGCACTTCGGCTTCGACCGGCACTTCAGGCGGATCTACGGCAGCGAGCTGGACGGCACCCGCACCAACAAGGTCGACCTGATCGCCCACCTGCTGGAGGAGGAAGGGCTGGCCGCGGAGGACACGCTGATGATCGGCGACCGCAAGCACGACCTCATCGGCGCCAGCCGAAACGGGCTGCATGGCGCCGGGGTGGGTTATGGATTCGGCAGTCGCGAGGAACTGCTGGACGAGTCGCCGGACTACTACTTCGCCAGCCTGGACGAACTCACCCGGGCCTTCGGTTGA
- a CDS encoding gamma carbonic anhydrase family protein — protein sequence MKPIRTYQGITPELGERVFVDASAVVIGDVRLGDDSSVWPLVTIRGDMHRIRIGARTSVQDGSVLHITHAGPFNPDGYPLEIGDDVTIGHKALLHGCSVGSRVLIGMGSIVMDGAVIEDDVVLGAGSLVPPGKRLESGFLYVGSPVKQARPLTEKEKAFFTYSAANYVKLKDLHIAEGQGD from the coding sequence ATGAAACCGATAAGAACCTACCAGGGCATCACTCCAGAGCTGGGCGAGCGGGTCTTCGTCGATGCCTCCGCAGTGGTCATCGGCGATGTCCGACTGGGCGACGACAGCTCCGTCTGGCCCCTGGTGACCATTCGCGGCGACATGCACCGCATCCGCATCGGCGCCCGCACCAGCGTGCAGGATGGCAGCGTGCTGCACATCACCCATGCCGGCCCCTTCAACCCGGACGGCTACCCGCTGGAGATCGGCGACGACGTGACCATCGGCCACAAGGCGCTGCTGCATGGCTGCAGCGTGGGCAGCCGCGTGCTGATCGGCATGGGCAGCATCGTCATGGACGGCGCGGTGATCGAGGACGACGTGGTGCTCGGCGCCGGCAGCCTGGTCCCGCCGGGCAAGCGCCTGGAGAGCGGCTTCCTTTACGTGGGCAGCCCGGTGAAACAGGCCCGTCCCCTGACCGAGAAGGAAAAGGCCTTCTTCACCTACAGCGCCGCCAACTACGTGAAGCTGAAGGACCTGCATATCGCCGAGGGCCAGGGAGACTGA
- a CDS encoding aminopeptidase, with protein MPTLLLVDLLDRIRRPWVPLLGALALSGCSSLEYYGHLARGQFSLLQAREPVQRLLDEPGLAPGLRQRLALSQQARSFASDHLGLPDNDSYRVYADLDRPYVVWNLFATPEFSLQPITHCFPIAGCVAYRGYYQQGRARGAAALLREEGLDTWVGGVEAYSTLGWFDDPLLGTMLRWDDDRLAALIFHELAHQRFYLPGDTAFNESYASFVEREGLRQWRLSRGLPPADDADTHRREAFTRLVLDTRERLERLYASGLSPERMREAKAAEFERLRRDYRALRDREWGGRKRFDTWVDGPMNNAKLLPFGLYDQWVPAFAALHRAVSGDWRAFYRRVEELSALPAKERIRALESLMANG; from the coding sequence ATGCCGACCCTCCTTCTTGTCGATTTGCTTGACCGCATCCGCCGGCCCTGGGTTCCCCTGCTGGGCGCCCTGGCGCTGAGCGGTTGCTCCAGCCTGGAGTACTACGGCCATCTGGCACGTGGACAGTTCTCGCTGCTGCAGGCGCGGGAACCGGTCCAGCGGCTCCTGGACGAACCGGGACTGGCCCCCGGGTTGCGCCAGCGCCTGGCCCTGTCCCAGCAGGCGCGAAGCTTCGCCAGCGACCATCTGGGGCTGCCGGACAATGACAGCTACCGGGTCTATGCGGACCTCGACCGGCCCTATGTGGTGTGGAACCTGTTCGCCACGCCGGAGTTCTCCCTGCAGCCCATCACCCACTGCTTTCCCATCGCCGGCTGTGTGGCCTATCGCGGCTACTACCAGCAGGGACGGGCTCGCGGCGCGGCCGCCTTGCTGCGCGAGGAGGGGCTGGACACCTGGGTGGGTGGCGTGGAGGCCTACTCCACCCTCGGCTGGTTCGACGACCCCCTGCTCGGCACCATGCTGCGCTGGGATGACGACCGTCTCGCGGCGCTGATCTTCCACGAGCTGGCCCATCAGCGGTTCTACCTGCCCGGGGATACCGCCTTCAACGAGTCCTACGCCAGTTTCGTCGAGCGCGAGGGACTGCGGCAGTGGCGCCTCAGCCGTGGGTTGCCGCCGGCGGATGATGCCGATACGCACCGTCGGGAGGCCTTCACCCGGCTGGTGCTCGACACTCGCGAGCGCCTGGAGCGTCTCTATGCCAGCGGTCTGTCGCCCGAGCGGATGCGCGAAGCCAAGGCCGCCGAGTTCGAGCGCCTGCGCCGCGACTACCGGGCGCTGCGGGATCGCGAATGGGGAGGCCGCAAGCGCTTCGACACCTGGGTGGACGGGCCCATGAACAATGCCAAGCTGCTGCCCTTCGGCCTCTACGATCAGTGGGTGCCGGCGTTCGCGGCGCTTCATCGGGCGGTGAGCGGCGATTGGCGGGCGTTCTACCGGCGCGTCGAGGAGCTGAGCGCCTTGCCCGCGAAAGAGCGTATCCGGGCACTGGAAAGCTTGATGGCAAACGGCTAG
- a CDS encoding LLM class flavin-dependent oxidoreductase, translating into MSSLSNLPLSVLDLAPIRDHGGAAQALHNSLALARHVEALGFSRFWVAEHHNMDGIASSATAVLLGYLAANTARIRLGSGGVMLPNHAPLVVAEQFGTLATLYPGRIELGLGRAPGADHLTARALRRDRLGSADDFPQDVEELETLLGPRQPEQKVIAMPGVDTNVPIWLLGSSLFSAQLAGQKGLPYAFASHFAPRYLHEAIRVYRNHFRPSAVLDKPYVMLGVPLVAAPTDEEAEFLATTVFQRVLALMRGESLVLRPPVESMAGRWLPHEKDAVGSFLALAMIGGPEKIRARMQVLLDQTEADELIFTCDLYQHEHRLRAFDILAGLKG; encoded by the coding sequence ATGTCCTCCCTGTCGAACCTGCCCCTGTCCGTCCTCGATCTGGCGCCTATCCGCGACCACGGTGGCGCGGCCCAGGCCCTGCACAACTCCCTGGCGCTGGCGCGTCACGTGGAGGCGCTGGGCTTCTCGCGATTCTGGGTCGCCGAGCACCACAACATGGACGGCATCGCCAGCTCGGCCACCGCCGTGCTGCTGGGCTACCTGGCCGCCAATACCGCCCGTATCCGCCTGGGTTCCGGTGGCGTGATGCTGCCCAACCACGCTCCCCTGGTGGTGGCCGAGCAGTTCGGCACCCTGGCCACGCTCTACCCGGGACGCATCGAGCTGGGGCTGGGGCGAGCGCCCGGTGCCGATCACCTCACGGCCCGCGCCCTGCGCCGCGACCGGCTGGGCAGTGCCGACGACTTCCCGCAGGACGTCGAGGAACTGGAAACCCTGCTGGGACCGCGCCAGCCGGAGCAGAAGGTGATCGCCATGCCGGGCGTGGACACCAATGTTCCCATCTGGCTGCTGGGTTCCAGCCTGTTCAGTGCCCAGCTCGCCGGCCAGAAGGGCTTGCCCTATGCCTTTGCCTCGCATTTTGCGCCGCGCTACCTGCATGAGGCGATACGGGTCTACCGCAATCATTTCCGGCCGTCCGCGGTACTCGACAAGCCCTACGTGATGCTGGGGGTACCCCTGGTGGCGGCGCCCACTGACGAGGAAGCGGAGTTCCTTGCCACCACGGTGTTCCAGCGTGTGCTGGCGCTGATGCGTGGCGAAAGCCTGGTACTGCGTCCGCCCGTGGAAAGCATGGCAGGCCGCTGGCTGCCCCACGAAAAGGATGCGGTGGGCAGCTTCCTCGCCCTGGCGATGATCGGGGGGCCGGAGAAGATCCGCGCGCGGATGCAGGTGCTGCTGGACCAGACCGAGGCCGATGAGCTGATCTTCACCTGCGACCTCTACCAGCACGAGCACCGGCTGCGGGCTTTCGACATCCTGGCCGGCCTGAAGGGCTGA